In the genome of Hevea brasiliensis isolate MT/VB/25A 57/8 chromosome 14, ASM3005281v1, whole genome shotgun sequence, the window TATTAAATATAGCAGTATATGATGATATGAtgagtaaagaaaaattaaagtattgCTTTATCATGTATTTTGATTCAATTTTCATGGTTGACATTAAGAAGTTAATTTCTAAATGTTCAAATTAAGTAGAAGTGTATTCTTAATTAAATTAGTCCAAAAAGATGAATCATTAGTTATTAGATATACATTACTTGaccataaatataaattaaaaaaattatgaccTTAATTTTAAGATTCATTTTCTACTAAACCAAAAATAAACATATATGCATTAATATATCAATTAGAATTAAGTTGACTAACACTcttaaaaattatatgctaattgTGTTTCATCATGAAGGGAAAGGTTTCAATTTATTGAAGTGATTTTCAGTAAAATAGTGTGTTAATGCTAGAAAATGTATTTATTATTTAGAAgtaaaaaagaaatataaaaaaagaaaatttataatttgatttttgggttttgcctTATTCTACATTTTAGtccctaaattttaaaaatttaattatttaatttttagattttacacTATATTACACTAAGTctctgaattttgagaaattaattatttagtccatttaattttaatgtataaaataatttagtctctaaaattttaatgtttataataattttatcaattatcAGAAGGATTAAAtcgtttaatatattaaattataaagacTAAAGTGCGATATaatgtaaaatataaaaattaaataattaatttttaaaaatttaagtactaaaatgtaatataatgtaaaatttatgaactaaataataaaatttttcaaaatttaaagactaaaatataatatatgatgAAATACAaagatgaaattataaattttcccaaaaaaaaaactctttcttttaaaaattaaaaaatatatattattatatttaattaaaattaaaattgaataaaaaagttTTACTATCTAATTTTAGTCTATTTAAATCTTGAACTTGAACAGTTAATTTTAATCAGAAATTGGCCAGAACCGTCTTTAATTTAGTCTGTACATATAATTCTTTTGGTTGAATATTTTACATTCTCAttcaatactaataaaaatttttaaaaatttgccAATGttttctcaaaatcattttgcaAGATTTTCAGTTTCAAATATaatctaaaaataaaaatttcatgtaatatgtaggaaaaaaaaaattaacttctAGTGGAAAAAAATAGAGAGACAGAAATGGAGCAACCAACACTTTGGTCCCAACATATGAATTCATTACATAATATCAAATTTTATATGAACCTACCTAAAGTTTCCATCTCATAAATACCTGTCTTCTGTAGGCTAGACACAGTCCATCTCTCCCTCTTTCTCATGGCAAAATCCTCCAGTTTTAAAGTTCTTGAGCACGGCAAAGTTTCTCCACCACCCAATTCAGCTCCACCAACTACTCTCCCTCTAACTTTCTTGGACATACCTTGGCTTTTCTTCTCTCCAAGCCAACCTCTCTTCTTCTATGAATACCATCATTCCGCCTCtcactttctttcctccactCTCCCCAACCTCAAGCACTCTCTTTCCCTTGCTCTCAAGCATTTCTTCCCTTTTCTGGGAAATCTTGTTCTTTACTCTTATGAATGTAATTATAAGCCCAAGATTGTTTACAGTGCAGGGGACTCTGTCTCATTTTCTGTTGGAGAGTCTAGTGGTGATTTCAGGAACTTTACTAGTAATCATGCAAGAGATGTGCATGAGTTTTACCCTCTTGTGCCTGAGTTGGCTACTAGTTGTGTAGCAACTGGGAAAGAAGGATTTATTCCTTTACTTGCAGTGAGAGTTACCATTTTTCCTCATATGGGTATTTGCATTGGGTTTTCATTTCACCATGTGGCAGCTGATGGGAGAACATTCAACAATTTCATCAAGGAATGGGCTTCACTATCTGCAAATTCTTGTTTCTTAATCAATTCTTTTCCATCTTTTGATAGGTCTGTGATAAAAGATCCATATGGGCTTGAGGAGATTTTCTTGAAGGAATTGTGGAAGAGAAAATCTTCACGAGAAATGGTTATAGGTACTGAAACCCATGTGGATTTGTCAAATATGGTTAGAGCCACATTTGTGGTGAGTTCATTAGATATGGAGAGGATCAAGAAACGGATCATTAGTAAATGCAAGGAAAAGGGTCAGCCAATGCCTATACATTTATCTCCATATGTATTAGCCTGTTCTTTTATTTGGGTTTGTTTAGTAAAAGTCCAAAATCAAATTGATCAAAATTATTATTCAGAAGAAGATCCAAATTATTTCGGGTTTATTGCGGGCGGTCTAACCCGGTTGGACTATCCGGTATCTGCCACATATTTTGGTAATTGTGTAGGATTTGGAAGATCAACAGCAATTAGGGGGGAATTAAAGGGAGAAGATGGAATTATTGTTGCTGCAAATGTGATTGGAAACAAGATCAAGAAGTTGGATAAAGAAATTCTTTGTGGGGCGGAAAGGTGGATCTTGGATTGGGAAGTGTTATTTGGATCAGAGGTCCATCTTATGATTTCTGGATCACCTAAATTGAATCTTTATGAGACAGATTTTGGATGGGGGAGGCCTAAGAAGATAGAGGATATTTCAATTGATAGGAGCAGAGCCATTTCACTAGCTGAAAGTAGAGATGTAGAAGGTGGAATTGAGGTTGGATTAGCTCTACCTAAGAGTCAAATGGAAGCTTTTACCTCTTTTTTCATTGAAGGCCTCAAGATTCTTCAATaatgactctctctctctctctctctctctctccaataATTAATCTTTTTGTGGGGTGATTTGCTCCCAACTTATGGAAGTGATGTCTTATCACAAGTTGACTGTCTCTACCCTATCGTCATCTTTCAATAAGACAATACtttatcatatttatttattatgaaagccAAATAGAATCTATATATTATCATTTTACAATCAAAGGTTTTGTCACATCATCCATTGATTTTTTTGAAATCAATTGAACACTAATTTGATCATctatttaataacaaatttaattatattaatataataaaaatacaattgaGAACACAATTTCCCAtctagaaattcatgaaattatgattttcttttaaatttcaaagattttaaaaataaaaatcattaaaatttaaatttatgactTTGAAccttataaattatataattgatATTATATAACatgattttttatataatttttttaataatgataTTTCAAGGTGGGTGTGTCGTCGCTCTCATCAGCCTGCAAACCACGGAGAAAGCTTTTATATTTATTGTTTTGCAGTTTGTTGTCTTTTTCTCTTTTAagggcttttttttttctttttttaatctcAAACAGGCTGAAAAACCACGTGATGCcgtgaatattattttttttatatttattatgttaatataattaataaaataactatattaaaataaaatattattcatatattttataaataaaattgttatctattaataattaataaaattatttaattaattctattaaaataaaattttaatcattcACTATAATAatatttgttatatttatataatttaatttaagacctatttaatattaataacataacaTTTATTATTCGATAAAGTAAAATTTAATGATAACAATATTTAATTGCCGAGTTtaatttttttcctaaatttttgagATAGTAATACTGattaaaacaataaattaaataagccatctaaaaaaaaaagcctaatattattctcatgGTAATAGGTTTAGTATATACAAAaatatgtaaataaatattgtttctaaaatattttttaatttttaacaaataaattaaatatatttaaaattaaatttaaaagtaaatcaaatttaattatttactacTTATAAACTAAATTTACACATATAATAGATTAAAAActctaaataaatattatgaaaaactctataaatatagtttttaatatatttttagatgaTGATGAAAGAATAGTAATGCcaatcaaattttattattttaaggtAGTGCTTATAGGAAAAAAAAATAGTGTAAGAAATATTGTTAAAATAGATCgttaattttttgttattatatatattttttaataacgaTATGAGATTTTGACAtcttattaatataatattagtGTATAAAGTAAAATTCATTTTGTTGTCAGATAAAGCcatcttaaaataaatttaataaaggtAATAATGATTAATgtgaatttaataattaaatagtgaaataattaaaaaaataataaaaatgacaataatgggaaaataaaatagtaaaaaataatttgaattcaTATAgtttaaaattaaactaaaaataaataaaaattttaaatataattaataaaataaacacttaaataaaaatttgaattgggttcaaatattccttttagaagattgaactaattaaaaaaaaaaaagtaaagtagcATGTTAAaagttataatataaattaaaaaaattttaaaaaataattttttataataaattaaaaaaattaaaaataaataaaatggataatggaataaataattttaatgaaaataaataaaaataattgaaataaaaataaaaaattgaaatataCAAATTACATGTATATATGATAGGCCATAGCAAGTACACCAACTATATACATAGACTCATAGAACCTAAATAAGTTTTACTGTTCTTAAAAATCTTATATATTTATAGCTTAAACTTATAATGGATGGAATCTATGCTAAAATTTTCGCTTTCTACAATGGTAAAGCTATATGCAAGTAGCTGGATGATTATTCTTGGAGCAGATGTTGACAAAGCTAGCTCTttcaatatattaattaaattgtattaaaaattaatttaaaattaaggtTTCATTTatctcataaaaaatattttttatatattttacactaaaaaaaaaattaatcaaaaatattttcataattaaagaaaaaattaaattatttttaagaaaaattatttcttttttttaagaaaattcatttttttattttttagacttTCATAatgttattaaaatataaaaatacttatactcatataaaatatatattattaatttaatattacaatcaaataataaaagatatttttataaaaaaatatttttaacaaaacaaACGGAGTTTAAATTAAATATGTTTTAATCAcaaaaactcaaaataattaaaaaaatgtttttattccttttttcAAAAACATTTTTAATATGGTCCTCAATAACATTAAGCCACCAGCTAGATTTTCAAAAACTTATGTGCATGAGAATGGTGGTTTAGATGGTGATAAGTTGGACCAGATTTTTTCAACTATACAGAGTTCAATCAGCTCTGTTTCCAAATTTGATTAAGGCTGGGATTTCAAAGGTTCATAAACACATTGTAGTCCTAAATTGCATCATGAAATCCAGATTAATCTATTAAATATGAGTCAAAACTTTTAGAGTTGGGGTTAGAAATACTACAACAAATTTAGGCTTCAATAGTATATCTTATAtgctattaaaaatttaaaacatagtgTTGATTAAAATTATCAGTAACACTTAGCAATGTGTATAAATCTtataacctaaaatttttaatcacacatgtattatttattatttaatatattattttgatGTCTAAATATGTTAATTTAATGTTATTTATTACTTTAACatgtaaaataatattaaaaaaatattattaaagtgGGAATTTATTATAGCGAAAAAAGGACGTTCTGGGTATGGCTTATGTTGCACAAAATTTGCAAGACCTGCTGcatgatctctctctctctctcaacagcTTCAGAGGAATATAATGATCCTGAACTATGAAATTAGAAGATGCAATCTTCTGGAATCATTGATTTTTGCAGATTAAACTTTCTTCCCTATTATAAATTTCACAAGTGAAAGAATAATCAAATGAAAATAAGGACAAAACAGATTACATACGTGAAGATCTCATTCTCAACAGAATAAGAGAACCAATGCTACAACTTTATTTAACATTTTATCTAATC includes:
- the LOC131173137 gene encoding malonyl-coenzyme:anthocyanin 5-O-glucoside-6'''-O-malonyltransferase-like, with amino-acid sequence MAKSSSFKVLEHGKVSPPPNSAPPTTLPLTFLDIPWLFFSPSQPLFFYEYHHSASHFLSSTLPNLKHSLSLALKHFFPFLGNLVLYSYECNYKPKIVYSAGDSVSFSVGESSGDFRNFTSNHARDVHEFYPLVPELATSCVATGKEGFIPLLAVRVTIFPHMGICIGFSFHHVAADGRTFNNFIKEWASLSANSCFLINSFPSFDRSVIKDPYGLEEIFLKELWKRKSSREMVIGTETHVDLSNMVRATFVVSSLDMERIKKRIISKCKEKGQPMPIHLSPYVLACSFIWVCLVKVQNQIDQNYYSEEDPNYFGFIAGGLTRLDYPVSATYFGNCVGFGRSTAIRGELKGEDGIIVAANVIGNKIKKLDKEILCGAERWILDWEVLFGSEVHLMISGSPKLNLYETDFGWGRPKKIEDISIDRSRAISLAESRDVEGGIEVGLALPKSQMEAFTSFFIEGLKILQ